One genomic window of uncultured Erythrobacter sp. includes the following:
- a CDS encoding glycine zipper 2TM domain-containing protein: MKNLALLAAAAGSMAVFAAPAQAAELPAAPAPIFANFNDSAAPFTSVAAYGDRDDWRDRRDRRNYRDRDRGRDWDDRGRRLSRNDRVWRGNDGRYYCKRDNGTTGLVIGAVGGALLGRTVDTRGDRTLGTVLGGLAGGLLGREIDRGEARCR; encoded by the coding sequence ATGAAAAACCTTGCCCTGCTCGCCGCCGCCGCCGGTTCGATGGCTGTCTTTGCCGCTCCCGCGCAGGCAGCCGAACTGCCCGCCGCGCCCGCGCCGATCTTTGCCAACTTCAACGATAGCGCTGCGCCCTTCACCAGTGTTGCCGCCTATGGCGACCGTGACGACTGGCGTGACCGCCGCGACCGTCGCAACTACCGTGATCGTGACCGTGGTCGCGACTGGGATGATCGTGGCCGCCGCCTCTCGCGCAATGACCGCGTATGGCGTGGGAATGATGGCCGCTACTACTGCAAGCGCGACAACGGCACCACCGGGCTCGTGATTGGCGCAGTCGGCGGGGCTCTCCTCGGCCGCACCGTTGACACCCGCGGTGACCGTACGCTTGGCACCGTTCTCGGCGGTCTCGCCGGGGGTCTGCTGGGTCGCGAAATCGACCGCGGCGAAGCACGCTGCCGCTAA
- a CDS encoding SDR family oxidoreductase produces MIRPAVLVTGGATRIGAAIVRRFAEAGWHVVIHYRASGIAAEALAATLPSAETIAFDLADDDAAVAAVTQLAARLPDWRCLVNSASVFDYDGVTELDPATNRAAMQINALAPARLAQAFIAHAVSTAMRCVIHVTDMKIENTNPDFFSYTMSKHALASTIGMLAKGNQDKGVRVYGLAPGAVLASHDQREEETEISHRLNLLQRKTGADEIANAALFLSSGALASGQSLFIDSGQHLLDQPRDVIWLAREQAQATGVTA; encoded by the coding sequence ATGATCCGCCCCGCCGTTCTTGTGACTGGCGGGGCGACCCGTATTGGCGCTGCGATCGTGCGCCGCTTTGCCGAGGCAGGATGGCACGTGGTGATCCATTACCGCGCCTCCGGCATCGCAGCGGAGGCGCTCGCCGCCACCTTGCCGTCCGCCGAGACGATCGCTTTCGATCTCGCCGATGACGACGCTGCCGTGGCCGCTGTCACGCAGCTTGCGGCGCGCCTGCCCGACTGGCGCTGCCTGGTGAACTCCGCCTCGGTGTTTGATTATGACGGTGTAACCGAACTCGATCCCGCCACGAACCGGGCTGCGATGCAGATCAACGCGCTTGCCCCGGCCCGCCTTGCCCAGGCCTTCATCGCCCACGCGGTGAGCACGGCTATGCGCTGTGTGATCCACGTCACGGATATGAAGATCGAAAACACGAACCCCGATTTCTTCAGTTACACAATGTCCAAACACGCGCTGGCTTCCACCATCGGAATGTTGGCCAAGGGGAACCAGGACAAGGGCGTCAGGGTCTATGGCCTTGCGCCCGGCGCCGTGCTGGCCAGCCATGACCAGCGCGAGGAGGAGACCGAGATTTCACACCGCCTCAACTTGCTTCAGCGCAAAACCGGCGCTGACGAGATCGCCAATGCGGCGCTGTTCCTGAGCAGCGGCGCGCTCGCAAGCGGGCAGAGCCTGTTCATCGACAGCGGCCAACATCTGCTGGATCAGCCGCGCGATGTCATCTGGCTCGCCCGCGAACAGGCGCAGGCGACAGGGGTAACCGCATGA
- a CDS encoding cytochrome b/b6 domain-containing protein, protein MKKHALSTRLWHWVNAAAIVVLFMSGLNISNAHRYLYWGDYGFDPKDAWLSVIKFPGWATIPQHYNLALARDWHTTAAWPFGVGLLFIWVAMLVNGHFRRDLTTTPRDWSPGAVIASVKAHSGGGAAHGYNPVQRILYGMVFGVLLPLMLFTGLAISPGFQAAAPWLLDVLGGRQSARSLHFISAWAIFGFFVIHIVLALIDWRLILEMFTGGKRADAATPPAPARPEPEPDTMPPEDGAPAHG, encoded by the coding sequence ATGAAAAAGCACGCGCTCTCCACCCGGCTATGGCATTGGGTCAATGCCGCCGCGATCGTCGTGCTGTTCATGAGCGGGCTGAACATCTCGAACGCGCACCGCTATCTCTATTGGGGCGATTATGGCTTCGATCCCAAGGATGCCTGGCTAAGCGTCATCAAGTTCCCCGGCTGGGCGACGATCCCGCAGCATTACAACCTCGCCCTCGCGCGCGACTGGCATACCACAGCGGCTTGGCCGTTCGGCGTGGGCCTGCTGTTCATCTGGGTCGCCATGCTGGTCAACGGCCATTTTCGCCGCGATCTGACCACCACCCCGCGCGACTGGTCGCCGGGCGCGGTGATTGCCTCGGTCAAGGCGCATTCGGGCGGCGGGGCAGCGCATGGTTACAACCCGGTGCAGCGCATTCTCTACGGCATGGTGTTCGGCGTGCTGTTGCCGCTGATGCTGTTCACTGGCCTTGCGATCAGTCCGGGCTTTCAGGCGGCGGCGCCGTGGCTGCTCGATGTGCTCGGCGGGCGGCAGAGTGCACGCTCGCTGCATTTCATTTCGGCTTGGGCGATCTTCGGCTTCTTCGTCATCCACATCGTGCTGGCGTTGATCGATTGGCGGCTGATCCTCGAGATGTTCACCGGCGGCAAGCGCGCGGATGCTGCAACCCCGCCCGCTCCGGCTCGGCCTGAGCCTGAGCCTGACACCATGCCGCCCGAAGATGGAGCACCCGCCCATGGTTGA
- a CDS encoding molybdopterin-dependent oxidoreductase, with protein sequence MVDLPRRSLLAGIAAMGAAACSKINESETAKSLFKAAEDGHRVTHRALAGKQGLAPEYSRAERSPTFRGNGSVTVADPFYQEQLATGFPEWKLEVKGLVEQPLALTLAEVRALPQRTQITRHDCVEGWSAIGEWQGPQLAALLDAAKVMEGANFIVFRCADVLYGRDYYESIDMVDAYHPQTIIAHTLNGEPLPEKNGAPLRMRIERQLGYKQAKYVKAIEAVASFDDIGQGKGGFWEDVAGYQWYAGV encoded by the coding sequence ATGGTTGATCTGCCGCGTCGTTCACTGCTTGCCGGGATCGCCGCCATGGGCGCGGCCGCCTGTTCTAAGATCAACGAAAGCGAAACAGCCAAGAGCCTGTTCAAGGCCGCCGAGGACGGGCACCGCGTCACCCACCGCGCGCTCGCTGGCAAGCAGGGGCTAGCGCCCGAATATTCCCGCGCCGAACGCTCACCCACATTCCGGGGCAATGGCTCGGTCACGGTGGCCGATCCGTTCTATCAGGAGCAACTGGCCACGGGCTTTCCCGAATGGAAGCTCGAGGTGAAGGGCTTGGTCGAACAGCCGCTTGCCCTCACGCTTGCAGAGGTCAGGGCACTCCCGCAGCGCACCCAGATCACCCGGCACGACTGCGTCGAAGGCTGGAGCGCGATCGGCGAATGGCAAGGGCCGCAGCTCGCCGCGCTGCTCGATGCGGCAAAGGTCATGGAAGGGGCGAACTTCATCGTCTTCCGCTGCGCCGATGTGCTCTACGGACGCGACTATTACGAGAGCATCGACATGGTCGATGCCTATCACCCTCAGACGATCATCGCCCACACCCTCAACGGCGAGCCGCTGCCGGAGAAGAACGGTGCGCCGCTAAGAATGCGGATCGAGCGGCAACTGGGCTACAAGCAGGCGAAATATGTGAAGGCGATCGAAGCAGTCGCCAGCTTCGACGATATCGGACAGGGCAAAGGCGGGTTCTGGGAGGATGTTGCCGGCTACCAGTGGTACGCCGGAGTTTAG
- a CDS encoding DUF1801 domain-containing protein, producing MSEAKTQITTASVEGFFDTVEPPTKRDEARVLDAMFRRVTGEAPKMWGPSIIGYGEYRTTYESGRDVHTMRTGFSPRKAKHSLYLMGGYCDDITAQGRDEKLARLGKYSTGKSCLYVNKLADIDLAVLEDIVAADWQTMLRLFPEG from the coding sequence ATGAGCGAGGCAAAGACACAGATCACCACTGCATCAGTTGAAGGGTTTTTCGACACGGTCGAACCGCCGACCAAGCGCGATGAGGCGCGCGTGCTCGACGCAATGTTTCGCCGCGTGACGGGCGAAGCGCCAAAAATGTGGGGGCCGAGCATCATTGGCTATGGTGAGTATCGCACCACCTACGAAAGCGGGCGCGATGTTCATACGATGCGCACCGGCTTCAGTCCGCGAAAGGCCAAGCACTCACTCTACCTGATGGGCGGCTATTGCGACGACATCACCGCCCAGGGCCGGGACGAAAAGCTGGCGCGGTTGGGCAAGTACTCCACCGGCAAGAGCTGCCTCTATGTGAACAAGCTCGCCGATATCGATCTGGCGGTGCTGGAGGACATCGTCGCGGCGGATTGGCAAACGATGCTGCGGCTATTCCCGGAAGGCTAA
- a CDS encoding cyclopropane-fatty-acyl-phospholipid synthase family protein: MSKPLLDRFLSRAVKQGRLGIVFADGSASTYGTSAPGFPEIVLRFTDARVPRDIVLDPRLGAAEAFIDGRLLIEKGDVMGLVSLLRANNPWDRGGDLGKPSRLKRWINRASFAAEQINNRVGSKQNVAHHYDIGNPLYALMLDAEHWQYSCAYWSEGVTTLAEAQGAKLAHIAKKLALSAGQEVLDIGCGWGGMAIHLAKHHDVRVTGITLSEEQAALARERVRAAGVADKVTILLEDYRDTAASGRRFDRIVSVGMFEHVGRAQFDTFFSDCARMLADDGVMLLHTIGRFGGPGTTDAFTRKYIFPGGYIPALSETLAASEKVRLIAADVETLRLHYAKTIRAWYANCLANREAIIALHDERFFRMWTFYLAGAATVFENGGMCNYQIQYVRSRRALPITRDYLIGS; this comes from the coding sequence ATGAGCAAGCCACTCCTCGACCGGTTTTTGTCCCGCGCTGTCAAGCAGGGCCGCCTCGGCATTGTGTTCGCCGATGGCAGCGCCAGCACCTATGGCACGAGCGCGCCCGGCTTTCCCGAGATCGTGTTGCGCTTCACCGATGCCCGCGTGCCGCGCGACATCGTGCTCGACCCCCGGCTCGGTGCGGCAGAGGCCTTTATCGACGGGCGGCTGCTGATCGAAAAAGGCGACGTGATGGGCCTCGTCAGCCTGCTGCGCGCCAACAATCCGTGGGACAGGGGCGGCGATCTCGGCAAGCCAAGCCGGCTGAAGCGCTGGATCAACCGCGCAAGTTTTGCCGCCGAACAGATCAACAACCGCGTCGGCTCCAAACAGAACGTCGCCCACCATTACGACATTGGTAATCCGCTCTACGCCTTGATGCTGGACGCAGAGCATTGGCAGTATTCCTGCGCCTATTGGTCCGAGGGCGTGACCACGCTGGCCGAAGCACAAGGCGCGAAGCTGGCGCATATCGCGAAGAAGCTGGCGCTGTCGGCCGGGCAGGAGGTGCTCGACATCGGCTGCGGCTGGGGCGGGATGGCGATCCATCTGGCCAAGCACCACGATGTGCGGGTGACCGGCATCACCCTGTCCGAGGAACAAGCCGCCCTCGCCCGCGAACGGGTGCGCGCGGCAGGCGTGGCCGACAAGGTGACGATCCTGCTGGAGGACTACCGCGACACCGCCGCCAGCGGGCGCAGGTTCGACCGGATCGTCTCGGTCGGGATGTTCGAACACGTCGGCCGCGCGCAGTTCGACACCTTCTTTTCTGACTGCGCGCGAATGCTGGCGGATGACGGGGTGATGCTGCTCCACACCATCGGCCGGTTTGGCGGGCCGGGCACGACCGATGCCTTCACCCGCAAATACATCTTCCCCGGCGGCTATATCCCCGCTCTGTCCGAGACGCTGGCGGCCAGCGAGAAAGTCCGCCTGATCGCCGCCGATGTCGAGACGCTGCGGCTGCACTACGCCAAGACAATCCGCGCCTGGTACGCCAACTGCCTCGCCAATCGCGAGGCGATCATCGCCCTGCATGACGAGCGGTTCTTCCGGATGTGGACCTTCTACCTCGCCGGGGCGGCCACGGTCTTCGAGAATGGCGGGATGTGCAATTACCAGATCCAATACGTCCGCAGCCGCCGCGCATTGCCGATCACCAGGGATTATCTGATCGGCAGTTGA